A genome region from Carya illinoinensis cultivar Pawnee chromosome 2, C.illinoinensisPawnee_v1, whole genome shotgun sequence includes the following:
- the LOC122300376 gene encoding putative pentatricopeptide repeat-containing protein At3g16890, mitochondrial: MRLRGSSSLASRASPALRNLPEEACNKKKLQRDTPSKAESKEFTDQGRSNNSEALSTGNPSPLNSQFRNPNSVSISKAPIPAKKRQDTIRPIDHQYISQILSRKDWFVLLNHEVKARRIILTAQFVASVLQNQENPLHPLKFYIWVSNIDPSFAKNQSIRGVLSNTLSRKGPVVLSVELLQDIRNSGCRVTEDLLCVLIGSWGRLGLAKYCAEVFAQISFLGLSPTTRLYNAVIDALVKANSLDLAYLKFQQMTADNCNPDRFTYNLLIHGVCRIGVVDEALRLVRQMEALGYSPNVFTYTILIDGFCNANRVDGAFRLLEMMIERNVYPSEATIRSLVHGVFRCVAPSKAFELLSRFVERQPVLAKSAYNTILHCLSNKSMAREAAIFLRNCGAKGYLPDSSIFNIVMTCLIKRLDLNETCELFSSLIGRGMKPGFSTYLALIEAAYRTGKSKEGNIFWDQMFKDGLVSDVFCYNMVIDCLCKANKMDRASETFRDMQHMGSAPNLVTYNTLISGHCKDGELDKVRELLVMLLEHGFKPDIFTFSSIIDGLCRVHQIGDAFECFIEMVEWGVTPNAVTYNILIRSLCVIGDVGRSMNLLKKMQANGISPDTFSFNALIQSFCRLNKVEKAENLFISMLKLGLHPDNYTYSVLIKALCQCGRLIEAKEMFHSMEVNGCVPDSYTCKLILETLVQLGHFEEARNLVKRCSKSGLSL, from the coding sequence ATGAGACTGCGAGGGTCGTCTTCCTTAGCTTCCAGGGCTTCACCCGCACTCAGAAACCTACCTGAAGAAGCTTGCAATAAGAAGAAGCTTCAGAGGGATACCCCATCAAAGGCCGAATCCAAGGAATTTACTGATCAAGGACGCTCGAACAACTCTGAAGCTCTTTCAACAGGTAACCCTTCTCCTCTAAACTCTCAGTTCAGAAATCCCAACTCAGTTTCCATCTCAAAGGCCCCCATTCCAGCTAAGAAACGCCAAGATACTATTAGACCAATTGACCACCAGTACATTTCTCAAATTCTGTCGCGGAAGGACTGGTTTGTATTGCTAAACCACGAGGTCAAGGCGAGGAGAATCATTTTGACTGCTCAGTTTGTAGCTAGTGTCTTGCAAAATCAAGAAAATCCATTACACCCTTTGAAATTTTATATCTGGGTTTCGAATATCGACCCATCATTCGCGAAGAATCAATCGATTCGTGGTGTCTTATCTAACACCCTTTCTCGGAAAGGTCCAGTTGTTTTGTCTGTTGAGTTGCTTCAGGACATTAGGAATTCTGGTTGCCGGGTTACAGAAGACCTGCTTTGTGTACTGATCGGCAGTTGGGGGAGATTGGGGTTGGCAAAGTATTGTGCAGAAGTTTTTGCCCAAATATCGTTTTTGGGTCTTAGTCCAACCACGAGGTTGTATAATGCGGTTATAGATGCATTGGTGAAAGCCAATTCGCTTGACTTGGCATATTTGAAATTCCAACAAATGACTGCTGATAATTGCAATCCTGATAGGTTCACTTACAATCTCCTAATTCATGGAGTTTGCAGGATTGGAGTGGTGGATGAGGCGCTTCGTTTGGTCAGGCAGATGGAGGCCTTGGGATATTCACCGAATGTGTTCACGTATACAATATTGATTGACGGGTTTTGTAATGCAAATAGAGTTGACGGAGCCTTTAGACTTTTAGAGATGATGATAGAGAGGAATGTGTATCCAAGTGAGGCTACTATTAGGTCACTGGTTCATGGGGTGTTTCGTTGTGTAGCCCCTAGTAAGGCTTTTGAGTTGCTATCAAGATTTGTGGAGAGGCAGCCTGTCTTGGCTAAATCAGCTTATAATACTATACTGCATTGCCTTTCGAATAAATCTATGGCGAGAGAGGCtgctatttttttaagaaattgtgGGGCAAAAGGTTATTTGCCTGACAGTTCAATCTTTAATATTGTAATGACTTGTCTGATAAAGAGATTAGATTTGAATGAGACATGTGAGCTATTTAGTAGTTTAATAGGGCGAGGCATGAAGCCAGGGTTTAGTACGTATCTTGCACTAATTGAAGCTGCATACAGGACAGGAAAAAGCAAGGAAGGGAATATTTTTTGGGATCAAATGTTCAAGGATGGACTTGTATCTGATGTTTTTTGCTATAATATGGTGATTGATTGCTTGTGTAAAGCCAATAAGATGGACAGGGCATCTGAGACTTTCAGAGACATGCAGCATATGGGAAGTGCTCCTAACCTTGTCACTTACAATACCCTTATTAGCGGACATTGCAAGGATGGAGAGCTAGATAAGGTTCGGGAACTGCTGGTGATGCTTTTAGAACATGGATTTAAGCCTGATATCTTCACATTTAGTTCAATAATAGATGGCCTTTGTCGAGTACACCAGATTGGTGATGCTTTTGAGTGTTTCATTGAAATGGTTGAGTGGGGTGTCACCCCAAATGCTGTCACGTATAATATATTGATCCGCTCTTTATGTGTCATTGGGGATGTTGGTAGATCAATGAATCTTTTGAAAAAGATGCAAGCCAACGGAATAAGCCCTGATACTTTCTCATTCAATGCTCTTATTCAAAGTTTTTGCAGGTTGAATAAGGTTGAGAAAGCGGAGAACCTTTTCATTTCCATGTTAAAACTAGGTTTGCATCCTGACAATTATACATACAGTGTTTTGATCAAGGCACTCTGCCAATGTGGGAGACTAATTGAAGCAAAGGAGATGTTTCACTCGATGGAAGTAAATGGTTGTGTTCCCGATTCTTATACATGTAAACTAATTTTGGAAACTCTGGTTCAGCTAGGTCACTTTGAAGAGGCTCGGAATTTGGTAAAGAGATGTAGTAAGAGTGGACTTTCTTTGTAA